The window CTTCTAGGCAGCCACACTTGGTCACAACGCTGAACTGAAAGCATCCTTGTAGCAGGACAGACTCATCACAAGTGCACTTCTTCTCCCTTCAGTTCAAGCTCAGGTGCAGAGCGGAGACAAAGTGATGAGGGCTGAATCATGAAGAGAAAGTGAGGTGCTGAGTGCAGGTGTTAGAACCCTGCTCTCTGGCAGCCTCGCACCCCTGACCTGCGGAACTTCTAGTCCTGGCTGACCTCGCTGCTCCTGGCTAAAACCCCGCTGCACACGCAGGGACTTTCACACTTCCAAGAAGAGTCTGCCATATCTGAGGCCCATCCTACAACATCCAGAGCCAACTGCGGCTTCCGATCAACAACCCAAGCTGTCAAAAAGAAAACGGGCTTCCTATCCACATTGGAAATATTCCCTATGTGAAAAATCCAGGTTCAGAATAGAACTTGTAAGGCTAGGATCTATACAACACGAAAATACAGGTTTCCAATGtaaattttactattttatttgtgAAAAAACTACAAGCAGAATTCATAAATAGACATTTCTATTTAAAGCAGGAAAATGATAAAGTGGCTTCTAATAACATAGTCGTGCACATGCCAGTAACAGGAATATATTAACATCTTTTATTTGCTAGACAAAGAGCAGTGTCCAATATAAATTTCCCCAAAACATTTAAGACCTGTGAATTTCTGACCAGTTCACAAAACCACCAACTGACACTTTAGCATGAAGAGAAAACAAACCTAACAGACTGTCAGCTCTAAAGACGTTACGGAGCAGAAACTTCCAAAAGCGTTATACAAGCTGTCTTTCTGGGCAAATGGAAAATAGAGCTCGTATAATACATTAACGAAAATTCACAAGATAAGATTATGTTTTGACATACTTAACAAGCATTCTCTATTTGTCTCCAACAAACAAAGCTAAGGAAATAATGTAACCATCTTTACACAGTAAATTAAGGTTACGAGTCTTACACAAGAACAGAACTGCTTGCGCATTAAAACTGTTCAGCTCCATTGTCATACTCTAAATGTTGGCTCTTAAACCATTTCCGGTTACATACAAGCAAAGGTTATTATATATTCAGCAATTAATAATTTTTCAATAATTTAAGATACGGTAGCTTAAAAAAAGTAGACTGAGCATGGTCTTGCTAAGGCAGGTGAAACGTCTTAAGAGGAACTAAACCCACAGGAGCTTCTGCCAATGTTTTTAAGTATCCAGATTGAAACGGAAAGGTTTGGATTCAAATATTTTGTGGGTGTCAAGATGTCTTTATTTTCCCCAACTGCATGACTCAAAAGCAGAGCAAGCTAGGTAAGCTCTGTATTTGTGTGCACACGAGTGTGAAAGACCACacgtgtacttaaaataaaacaaatggaaaattgaGCGTAACActgtgctttttctgtttttgtgtgtgtgtgcgtgtgtgtttcttttaaaaCCTGCTTTCTGTGCCACTGAATACCAAGTATTTCTGGTCCTCTTTTTGTATTTATCTTCATAATCTACACTAGTGTTTTAACGCACTGCCTACTAACTGTAGGGCTAACTGCAAATGCAGGAAGTTAAAATTCCATTTCCAGAATACATGCCCAAGGGATGTCATCAATTGCAGACATTAAAAAGCCTTAAGTTCCTATCACCTCTCCACCCCAACAGAACACACGAGACCAGTTGAAGGGTCGGCCTGTACAGCCTGATTACACAGAACCGCCGCCCTCAGTCAGCTGCACTTCTACCCGAATGGCAAAGTCACCCCACTccctattcttttaattttttcacggAGGCAAACTGAAAACCCAAGACACTGGCAATGAATTAATTAGCAGCCTATGAGTAGCTGGTTAATCAGCTTTTTCCACTAGTCTAGGGGGTCCAATCACTTTACAtgaaactaattttgaaaaaGTACACAGTGTTTCTGAACAAAGTGCATACCAACACTTATTGGTTCAAATAGCAGTGCAACCCACGAGTTTGgtggcatttaaaatttttttttaaaaagttaatttaaaaacttaGTAATTCCTTACACTTCTGGAAAATAAATATGGCTGACTAATTTACCCTCCCTGAGACCCTTAATAAAAGGAATATTAAAACTTTAGAAGGAATGTCTTTGCAATATCACACTAATATTAAAATGTGGATTTAAAAGTCATAGTCAAATcactatgtattatatatttggaTGCTTACAGAAAGCACCTGATTTCCTTTGGTTcattaataaatactttaaaaaggtATTTAAAAAGATAAGCACGGCTTGCATCCCAGATAcaagcattattttaaaaagaggggAACATTGTCCATGCATTTGAGAATAGGATCACAGCAACAAACGGCACTGCTTTATAATCTATACCTTTGAGCACAGAATTTAAGTTATGGTACATCAGTGACTACAGAATAGTTTTAATGTAAATGTGAAAGGAACCTTTTCTCGTTGGCTACTCAATTCAAGCTGTTAATTTTTAACACGTTGCCTCCACAGTCAGAAATAGGTTATTAATAAGCAATTCAGTTTCTTAACACCAAAATGTGGTGTTTTGTTACATGATATGCCCTCCCCGTGAGTCCTTAAAAAGTCTGATTATATAAAGGACAGTTAACATCAAGTTCTCATGCTGGAAATGACCGTGATATACTATAACCTCAGTGGATGTGAAGAGTCAAATACAAGAAAGACCCCAAAtacaacaaataaaagcaaagcaaaaagaaaacaggctttttttttttcttttttagaaggaGGAAGAGTGGAATTGTGTTagtggtgtgattttttttttttggtaagataGTAAAAGGAGATAAAACTTCACAGAGCGTTTACTCAAGTTATGTCTCTGTCAAGGAAGACAAAGATCCCCTGTAAGCTTTTCCTGCAACACAACCATGCCGTCACTCCTGCAGCCCTTTCCCACAGCAAGGACTGACTGAGAAAGGGCTCCAAGCACTGGAGAGCTCCCTGTCGGGACTGAATGTGTGGTCCGCAAGCTGTCTAGGAAAGTCAACCACAACAggcattaagaaagaaaaagggagaaccTGTCACAACTGCCTTGGTGGGGAAAGGTCTGAAGGATGCAAAGCCGACAAATGCCAACTATCTATATAGACGCCACCACCCTGATGACAcgtgggaaggagaaaccaggggCTGCTTCCGTGGACAGCATGGACCAAAATGCAGTTTCAGACTGTTTCAATCCTAAAATAGACAATTACTAGATCTACCTCAGACATGAGTAGTGGTCTGGAAACTGAATTCAAGTTACAGAACACTGTATTTTCATGAGTACTTATGTAGGAACAGCAATGGTAACATGTAACCGTAATTTACACGAATACTTGGCATTCTGGAGCTGAGTTACTTCTCAATGATCAAAGCCCTCCCCAATTAAACCACCTGTGATTTGTCAGTTATCCATTGCAAATGCAGGCTATCTGGAGCAGTCTTTAAATTTGAGatcacattgttttaaaaatatatattttatatcgtCCAGTACTCTTGAGACAGATGAGAGTCAAGTTCCCATGTGGGCTGGAACCTCCTTCATGTAAGACTGACTTGAATTCAACATCAGCACTTTCACAGAAGGCATTGTCCCGGACCTAACTGTTCAATGTTGTATTCACTTCACAGTGTATCAAGCACCAGCGTTGCCATGGATTGGTTTCAAATAaccttttatatatataattttatatttatatatagttatatcaAAACTGATAGTACATAGTATAACTTGAAGAAAGAACTAAACTTAAGAGGATATGCTGAAAGGATGGAGTTTGTGAACACAATAAATAaaagttccctccccccccaatgcccctcaacaaaacacaaacaaaaaccagttGTAATGTACATGGAAAATTGTGcacagcagatttttttttatataaaaagtagATTCAGGAGCACATCCAATTATAAATGATTGTTAGGAAAATCATATAAAACAATGGAATACATAAAAGTGTCAAGAGTAATCGTCAGGGTGCGAAATTCCTTGGTGGCCAGATGCCCAAGGCCAGCAGAAATCATCCTGGCAGCATCACTAAGGTCGATGTCCACAGAAGACTCCAGGGCAGCAAGCAGCATGGGCAGGTGGAGGACTCGAATTTCATACCCTGATTCATAGTTTTCACAATTCCATGTGCAATTTCAGAACGATTCGTCATTCACTGCTGACATGTCGCCCTTTGGCGTGGAGGAACGAGAAGAGCCCTTGTCTGTGCTCTCTGACCCCGAGCTGCTCTGGTTCTGCTGTTCTGACCCTGCACTGGAGGTCACTGtggaggaggatgtggaggaggagcgAGTCTTTTCTTTAAAGTCTGTGATAATGACGGTGACATTGCCCACTGTTACTGCCAACTGCTGTGCGGTGCTCCTGTCCACATTCTTCAGCCGGGGCCTGAAACACCAAGGGGTACAGTCAAGTAAGTCGCATCATCAGTATAAGAAGACTTCAGGACACTGTGGCTGCAAGGGAAAATAAGGAACTGTCTACCACACACGCAACAAGACTGACTACAAAAGTGGGCTGACTTCAGCAAAGACAGAAAAGGCCATCAGCCAGATAAAACTCTGAACCACTACAGAGGAATGTGCTCGTGTCTTGCTTTAGTCACAAAGCACTGGAAAAGGCCATCACACCCACCCATAGCTATTCCCTCGCACCTCCCTCAGCCTCAAGCCCGCACGTGTGAGGTCTCCCTGGGTCGATTCAAGTAAGAAATTCAGAATAGCCTTTAGTATTATTCTAGTTCCAAATTACCTTGAGGTGTGATTTGTTTCACTGGTCTTTGTTGTAGCATTTGCAGACTGTATACTGTTCGCTTCACTGGGAGGATCTTTCAGAATATCAGACtttggcctggggaggggggggggggtggcgacaaaaaaaaaaagtccacttaACATCTGATTCACATGCAAAGTGATATACTATATTTAGTTACCCAGaaacttactttgtttttttgttggtatttttcTTGGTAACACTAGGACTGATTTCCTTGTCTTTCTCAGGTTTCTCTCGGTCTTGCTTTTccactttctccttcttctccttctttggaGGTGGTGGTGTGGCGTACTGTTGTGCCACTTGTTGTGCCACCAGCTGAGAATTGATCCGAGGTTTCCTACAGTGTGGAACACAAGATAGTTTAttagttttgggttttgtttttttttaaatgcttgaaCTCttgttgagcactggtggctcgtgcttgtaatcctagctactcaggaggttgagatctgagaataataaTTTGAACTAGCTGGGACAgcaaatctccaattaaatagcaaagagcaagaagtagagctgtggctcaagtggtaagagtaccagCTTTAGCCCAAAAAACTGATTaagagtatgagaccctgagttcagcgaGCCaatactgacaataaaaaaattccttttaacttttttatgTGATCTCTAACTTCTTAGGCATTATTCTATTACATTATCCGGCAACTCTTTTCTTTTgagagggagaaggatgaggaggaaatggagctggggatagaacccagagtGTTGTAGGTGTCAGGGGCAGACTctaaaagcaagttaaaaaaaaatcactttgccaTTATTTCAACAGTATGGATGAGTTCACAGAAGCTTTCTTTCACTAGTGCCAGCACAAACCCACACTACCATGTCTGGCCAGCCAACAAGACAGTTTGTGGACGTGCTGAGAACACTTCTTTTGAACTGTCAAGATTATACTGACAGCTTTCAAATACCTCTGCTACAGAGGGTTAATCTCATTTTATTAAATGGACACTGGTAATcccatgaaaagaaaatgaaattagaagTGTGACATTCACTCCTCAATCTAATTATTCCAACTAGGTCTGCTCCCCTGCAGCTCTGTGATTGGCACAGACAGCATACAGCAATAAAAGGTAACTGTGGTTCATACTAGCTCCCAAGGGgtgaagacttaaaaagagtcactatggaaagaaaaaaagaaaaaaacctaagaCAAATGGTACATTGAATATGCCACCAACAATTATGTCAGTGCCAATCTCCAACTGACACTGGCTTTCAACACTGGTGTATACAGATCCTAAGTGGGGCTGAACACTTGTACAAGGCAGGGACATTCACAGACCCAACTGAGAAGGAAGACAGGGATGTCTACGTGTTACTTGTATGTGGTGGTAGCCCCTTCCTTATCTGTGGCTCTGTGCTCCAAAGACCACCAGCCAATATCTGGAATTAAAAGACTGTGTGGAACCCTCAAGTGAAGAACtgccatatgggaaaagatttgGTAACTGAGATGGCCAGCACttagtgaaaaaagctaagggagagcacccaggactAACAGCTGGGCgccggaggctcacacctgtaatcctagctactcaggaggctgagatctgaggatggcggttcaaagccagtctgtgcagaaaaagtgcccgtgagacttttatctccaatgaactaccaagtggcactgtagctagccttgagcacaaagaggctcaacaACAAAGAATTctaagacaaagaaaacaataaagctgccttcttttaacttttttttttttttgctacttttaAGGAAATGAGAAACATGAAAACAGTCTTCTAGATGCAGGAGAGGGGACAGATGCTTACTAACCAATTCACAGCATCTAAGGTTAGCCTGGGTGCTGGCATACCAGTTCAAAAATAATATGGTTTTGCCAGAATAAACATTACATCACTTCCTTATCATGAGGTAGGGAGTTGCTCACAGATACCAAAGTGCCCAGGAAAAGAGGGAATGAACTGTGTCAAAGGCCTTGGCCCCAAACACAAGAGAATCTCACTTTTGTGTTACAGGTATTGTCTACTTTCTAACAATGGAAGAAGTTGCAGCTATCCCAACACACTCTTCCCCACTCAAGAGGAAGTATGATCTGgccaacacagaaaaaaaaagaatgaccacTACATTTAGTAAATAAAAGATTCACTGGGGAGGGGAAATAAACAGATCGGTTATCTACACAGACTACCAAGCAGTTTAAAGAGTAAAAACAGCCACACTTTAAACACTCACATGCTGAAAGAACGTAATTTTAGTTTTGGTTATTTAGCTGAAAGACTGGCCCCAGAATGGCAGGTCCATCCAATCTGAGAGCCTAGCTTCATTCCAAGACACTTGACAGAGTTATGTCACTTATGCTACCATGAGACCATGAAGAAAAATCCGAGTacgctaactactcaggaggctgagatctgagaaacatagtttgaagccagcccggtcaGGGAAATCATCATGACTTCATTTAAACGAGCTATATTACTACATGGATAATTTTAAAACTCAACTGTCTCTTAACTTGACTGAGATCATGCCTTTGGGGCTATAAATTCTTTAGATGTTCAAATCTTTTTCTACTAAATAGTACTTCCTTCTTCCACAAAAACATTTGTCTTCAATATCTCAAATCCCCAGCTCACCTTGTACAATAAGGGGTGTCAATTCCATTATAGGCTACTCTTCTCACAAGTCTGCATGCCTGGCTGTGCTCTGTACTAGAAACTATTATCCTTCTCCCAAATCTGACTGGAACTATTAAATGTAACAGCTCGAGCCATCTCCTTTCTCCCATGCATGCTTTCATAGGGGACAAGGagaaatgtttactataaaggACTATGGGTTTTGGAGTAAAGATAGCCTTTCAGCTATCCAGGCTTTGCTACTTACTGGGCCTAGCTAGATTACTTGAAAGGAGAATAAGTCATATTTAACTCGGCTAAGCCAAGATCAAATCATATAAAGTTCACTTCACTCCTGTCATAGTACATGTAGATAGGCAGTAAAATAATTACTGGCGAAAATGCATTCCAAACTACTACCTTTCCAGCTGCAAATGTGTCTACCACAGTTGCTCAGACTTTGGGTGGCAATTGGAAAGATTTACCCTCACTCAAGAAAACAAGAAGCCTGCCCTGGAAAGTAGAGGCACAAATTCTTTGCATATGCCACATAAAAATCTAATTTTGCTGTCTAATAGCAACAGTAGCATTAAGGAGTTTTCTTCACATACAGGCCACCTTTATTGCATCGTTTCTAGAAAGGATTTGTTTTTAAGAGGATGCTGGGGttgggttgtggttcaagtggtggtgtgtctgtctgcctaggtaccatgaggctctgagtccttaaaaaaaaaaaagatgccttcAGGGAGGCCACCAGGCTACAATTATGTAATAGACACAGGAATTCAGTCTCATCAGATACAAATTTGTCAGGCAGACCAGGCTCCAGCAGAACTAACAACCATCCCTAACTTTCATTAATGGCAGAATTATGATCAACCTTTGGCTTGAAATTGTTGTGAACATTCAAATGTCTCTTACCTCATGAAAACACACTTAAGTATGTGAGTATCAGAAAGTGAAAGCACTTAAGAACATATATTCAATAAATTAAAGTAGCTACAAGTGCTTTAAAAATCTGGTAGCCACAGGCAAGTTTATTATTCCAAGGGTTCTTAAAATATTGGTTCTCAGCAAGGTCTAAAAGGTAAAAATTTTCCGTAATAATTCTAACACTTTTATTTTCCATGAGTTTACATGAAGCTTTCCATTGCAAACAActtgcatgttttctttctgtaAACATGATTTCTGACATGGAAAGTTTCTATAGATCTAGCCAAGACAGACAAAAGATCCTTTGGGCTATTttggggggggaatgggggggaggtcctgggactttaaactcagggcctggacactgtccttccccttctttttactcaaggctagctagcatttaccactcaagccacagtgccactactggctttttctgttgcgtattactgagaaatggaacctaggacttcatgcatgctaggcaagcactccaccactaagccacattccccgccctAGATTAATAAAGAGCCTAGGGGATACTCTGGCCAAACATTTCACTGTTCAAGTGTGCTGTATCACAGGCAAGAAAGGAAACAACAGGAAGAAGGCAACCTGTACGATACCCCAGACATTGAATTCTCTCAgcaaaactcccccccccccaatgcaaaGTAGCATTACCTCCAACTGAAGCAGATTGAAGAAACATTTTGAAAACACTCTAAGCCTACTAAACACCAGCACTACTTTTCAAAACTGAGCTTAAAACATTTCAACCATTGATGATAAATCTGGTTTACTTCCAATTTCTTCTCCCTGTGGTACCTGTAAAGCCAGAAGTGTACTGTGGTCACGCCCTAGCACTTCAAAAGTACATGTCCATGTAAACATGCCCTATAGGTCTCACACAGCATTTCTCCAAAAAGCATGCCCAATGACAAAGAACAAATTAGT is drawn from Perognathus longimembris pacificus isolate PPM17 chromosome 10, ASM2315922v1, whole genome shotgun sequence and contains these coding sequences:
- the LOC125358752 gene encoding RING1 and YY1-binding protein; translation: MTMGDKKSPTRPKRQAKPTADEGFWDCSVCTFRNSAEAFKCSICDVRKGTSTRKPRINSQLVAQQVAQQYATPPPPKKEKKEKVEKQDREKPEKDKEISPSVTKKNTNKKTKPKSDILKDPPSEANSIQSANATTKTSETNHTSRPRLKNVDRSTAQQLAVTVGNVTVIITDFKEKTRSSSTSSSTVTSSAGSEQQNQSSSGSESTDKGSSRSSTPKGDMSAVNDESF